Proteins from a genomic interval of Pecten maximus chromosome 13, xPecMax1.1, whole genome shotgun sequence:
- the LOC117340588 gene encoding cell wall protein DAN4-like — protein MTDSVVTFYDNTLRNIYNAFSYMVDLETAQDICAGHPGTHLVTLETTQEQDSMKEMIDELDLPYEQFWISIERDSITEVWYWVYPDGTLLPVTDSKFGHGYSSSDPPNAYVDRRDWFQVDKTTQKYFFCETEVTNVTGLLPTTTTTTTPTTTTTTTPTTTTTTTPTTTTTTTPTTTTTTTTPTTTTTPTTTTTTTPTTTTTTTPTTTTTTTPTTTTTPTTTTTTTTPTTTTTPTTTTTPTTTTTTTPTTTTTPTTTTTTTPTTTTPPTTTTTTTPTTTTTPTTTTTTTPTTTT, from the exons ATGACTGATTCTGTAGTAACATTTTACGACAACACACTGAGAAATATTTACAACGCATTTTCATATATGGTCGATCTTGAAACTGCCCAAGATATCTGCGCAGGGCATCCTGGCACACACTTGGTAACCTTGGAGACGACGCAGGAACAGGATTCAATGAAGGAAATGATTGATG AACTGGATCTCCCTTACGAGCAGTTTTGGATAAGTATTGAGCGGGACTCTATAACAGAGGTCTGGTACTGGGTTTATCCGGACGGAACTTTATTACCCGTCACCGACTCGAAATTTGGTCATGGATACAGCTCGTCTGATCCACCGAATGCATATGTGGACCGTCGAGATTGGTTTCAGGTGGATAAgacaacacaaaaatatttcttttgtgaaaCAGAAG TGACAAATGTAACCGGCTTACTTCCAACAACGACAACTACcaccactccaacaactacaactaccaccactccaacaacaacaactaccaccactccaacaactacaactaccacCACTCCAACAACGACAACTACCACcaccactccaacaactacCACCActccaacaacaacaactaccACCACTCCAACAACGACAACTACCACCACTCCCACAACGACAACTACTACCACTCCCACAACTACCACCACTCCAACAACGACAACTACCACcaccactccaacaactaccaccactccaacaactacCACCACTCCAACAACGACAACTACcaccactccaacaactacCACCACTCCAACAACGACAACTACcaccactccaacaactacCACCCCTCCAACAACGACAACTACcaccactccaacaactacCACTActccaacaacaacaactaccACCACcccaacaactacaact